In one Paenibacillus sp. JQZ6Y-1 genomic region, the following are encoded:
- a CDS encoding GNAT family N-acetyltransferase → MQLQTERLIIRDLVPSDWKAIHTYTAMPEVTTYTAWGPNTEADTQQYIQQVIDWQKEQPRQHYELGICLQSDGTLIGGVGIHIQSTNAEIGYVLHPDYQGSGYVTEAAQALVGYAFDTLSIHRVYATCRPSNIASEKVMQKLGMTREGMLRQHWYYKGEFHDSYLYSILASEYAARSIGRT, encoded by the coding sequence ATGCAGCTTCAAACCGAACGATTGATCATTCGCGATCTTGTACCTAGCGATTGGAAAGCGATACATACCTATACAGCAATGCCAGAGGTAACGACGTATACCGCATGGGGACCGAATACGGAAGCTGATACGCAGCAATATATCCAGCAGGTGATAGACTGGCAGAAGGAGCAGCCGCGGCAGCATTATGAGCTGGGTATCTGTTTGCAAAGCGATGGAACATTGATTGGAGGGGTGGGCATTCATATCCAATCCACCAATGCAGAGATTGGTTATGTGCTGCATCCAGACTATCAGGGAAGCGGATATGTAACGGAAGCAGCACAAGCGCTAGTAGGCTATGCCTTTGACACGCTGTCTATCCATCGCGTCTATGCCACCTGTCGTCCATCCAATATCGCGTCCGAAAAGGTTATGCAAAAGCTAGGTATGACCCGTGAAGGCATGCTACGCCAGCATTGGTACTATAAAGGTGAGTTTCACGATTCGTATCTCTATTCCATTTTGGCAAGCGAGTATGCTGCGCGATCAATCGGTAGAACATAA
- a CDS encoding amidase → METMEVEGAGIAMEFTLQEASITQLQQLMEQGQETAVSIASQYMRRIAQMDQQGPQLRSVIECNPDAIAIAMQLDSERAAGHIRGPLHGIPVLIKDNISTSDAMHTSAGSLALADSFAPTDAFLVQQLRAAGAVILGKTNLTEMANFMSFQMKNGYSARGGQTLNPYGPGQLDTGGSSSGSGVAVAANLCAVAVGTETSGSILNPAASNSLVGIKPTLGLISRSGIIPITYTQDTAGPMARTVEDAAILLGVLAGRDEQDVTTLSAPVDIPDYTADLHTASLHGVRIGINRAHLNRLTEEEIAITEASIEAMRHAGAVIIEGADLADTVAEGDMTVLLYEFKSALNRYLASLGPQATVRTLKEMIDFNHLHHREALRYGQDILLKAEYETSGTLTEPSYINARLDQWYAARANGIDRVLQQHRLDVIFTPEFTDTPAVGGYPAIMVPAGYRRDGMPFGVSFMGTAYSEVQLIRIAYAFEQVVPARRSPLL, encoded by the coding sequence ATGGAAACTATGGAAGTAGAAGGAGCTGGAATCGCGATGGAATTTACGCTACAGGAAGCAAGCATTACACAGCTGCAACAGCTGATGGAGCAAGGACAGGAAACGGCGGTATCCATCGCCTCTCAATATATGCGTCGCATCGCTCAAATGGATCAGCAGGGTCCGCAGCTGCGCTCGGTCATCGAATGTAACCCAGATGCGATTGCGATTGCGATGCAGCTAGACAGCGAACGAGCAGCAGGGCATATCCGTGGTCCATTGCACGGCATTCCGGTATTGATTAAGGATAATATCAGTACATCCGATGCGATGCACACCAGCGCGGGATCGCTCGCATTGGCAGATTCCTTTGCACCGACGGATGCCTTTCTCGTACAACAATTGCGAGCGGCAGGTGCAGTGATTTTGGGCAAAACCAATCTGACGGAGATGGCAAACTTTATGTCGTTTCAGATGAAAAATGGGTATAGCGCGCGTGGTGGACAAACGCTGAATCCATACGGTCCCGGTCAACTGGATACCGGTGGCTCTAGTTCCGGTTCGGGTGTAGCAGTTGCAGCCAATCTATGTGCGGTTGCCGTAGGAACGGAAACATCCGGTTCGATTTTGAATCCAGCTGCCAGTAACAGTCTGGTTGGAATCAAGCCGACACTAGGGCTGATCAGCCGTAGCGGCATTATTCCGATTACTTATACACAGGATACGGCGGGACCGATGGCGCGGACGGTAGAGGATGCAGCGATTCTACTCGGAGTGCTCGCAGGACGTGATGAACAGGATGTTACCACCCTGTCCGCGCCTGTCGATATACCGGATTATACAGCCGATCTGCATACTGCTAGCCTGCATGGGGTACGTATCGGTATCAACCGCGCGCATCTGAATCGGTTAACAGAAGAGGAGATTGCCATTACCGAAGCATCCATTGAGGCGATGCGTCATGCTGGAGCGGTAATTATCGAAGGTGCCGATTTGGCAGATACGGTAGCTGAAGGCGATATGACGGTGCTGCTGTATGAATTCAAGTCTGCACTGAATCGTTATTTGGCAAGTCTTGGTCCGCAAGCGACTGTGCGTACACTGAAGGAAATGATCGACTTTAACCATCTGCATCACCGGGAAGCACTGCGATATGGACAGGATATTTTGCTCAAAGCCGAATATGAAACGTCTGGTACATTGACCGAGCCATCCTATATAAACGCTCGTCTGGATCAGTGGTATGCTGCGCGTGCAAATGGTATTGACCGCGTATTGCAGCAGCATCGACTGGATGTGATTTTTACACCGGAATTTACCGATACACCAGCGGTTGGCGGCTATCCGGCGATTATGGTGCCTGCCGGTTATCGACGCGATGGTATGCCGTTCGGGGTGAGTTTTATGGGTACAGCGTATAGTGAAGTACAGCTGATCCGCATTGCGTATGCGTTTGAACAGGTTGTGCCTGCTCGTCGTAGCCCACTGTTATAA
- a CDS encoding methyl-accepting chemotaxis protein, with protein sequence MSNYPSSAAAIAADPYEKLASKLLLYTLLGILISCIPIFLGIYFSGLSSLTILLFLLLIVVVMCPSLIMIYRKCHMFKNGKYWISGFSFLIIFCILWVIPSQVGWCALFIYMALTLLYLDRRATLLSIGYALVIEIVHVIFNPFLNQLPVIDLVVMFAVTLMVGAVAVSVCIVGEKMTSHLQEQRGQLDQLLEEVEHSAEELTAFGQQLKENVADTDRIGRELTGGFQEIGNGIDSQATSIAEINTSIQQSEVFIGNIDQTASDMSQLAERAADLTRSGNEKVEQLRGSVDAVGHVIDETYTAMDTLRQYAEEISHVLQSIEGIAAQTNMLSFNAGIEAARAGEHGRGFAVVAAEIRNLANDSQQATINITDILTRVHQQTEVVSSGIYQGREAVGSIRTAAGETESLFGRIQEETVVVSGRSHDISREIKELTEAIKHTVIEMSSISAVTEQSSSSAKQVVHSLQSQTERVTVIADSFNRLQQLIETLNRSLDQTSQ encoded by the coding sequence ATGAGCAACTATCCATCTTCCGCTGCCGCTATTGCAGCCGATCCTTACGAAAAACTGGCATCCAAATTATTATTGTATACTTTGCTAGGGATTTTAATTTCGTGTATTCCTATTTTCTTGGGGATTTATTTTTCAGGTCTTTCGTCACTGACGATTTTGCTGTTTTTATTATTAATTGTGGTGGTCATGTGTCCGTCGCTGATTATGATTTATCGCAAATGTCATATGTTCAAAAACGGTAAGTACTGGATTTCAGGCTTTTCGTTCTTGATTATCTTTTGTATTTTATGGGTCATTCCTTCACAGGTTGGCTGGTGTGCCCTGTTTATTTATATGGCGTTAACGCTGTTATATCTTGATCGTCGTGCTACATTGCTCAGTATCGGCTATGCGCTGGTCATTGAGATTGTACATGTAATCTTCAACCCGTTTTTGAATCAATTGCCTGTTATCGATCTGGTGGTTATGTTTGCTGTTACCTTGATGGTGGGAGCTGTTGCCGTATCGGTTTGTATTGTCGGCGAAAAGATGACCTCACACTTGCAGGAACAGCGTGGTCAACTGGATCAGCTGTTAGAGGAGGTAGAGCATTCGGCAGAGGAGCTGACTGCCTTTGGACAGCAATTGAAGGAGAATGTTGCTGATACCGACCGCATTGGACGTGAATTGACCGGGGGATTTCAAGAAATCGGCAACGGTATTGATTCGCAGGCAACCAGCATTGCCGAGATCAATACGTCCATTCAGCAATCGGAAGTGTTTATTGGCAATATCGATCAAACCGCATCGGATATGTCTCAATTGGCGGAACGTGCGGCAGATTTGACTCGTTCGGGTAATGAAAAGGTAGAGCAGCTGCGCGGAAGCGTCGATGCTGTCGGTCATGTGATTGATGAAACGTATACCGCAATGGATACACTACGCCAATATGCGGAAGAGATCTCACATGTATTGCAGTCGATTGAAGGTATTGCTGCGCAGACCAATATGCTGTCATTCAACGCTGGTATTGAAGCAGCGAGAGCAGGCGAGCATGGACGTGGTTTTGCTGTAGTCGCCGCAGAAATTCGCAATCTGGCTAATGATTCACAGCAGGCAACCATCAATATCACAGATATTTTGACACGAGTGCATCAACAGACAGAAGTAGTCTCTAGCGGTATTTACCAAGGACGTGAAGCAGTAGGCAGCATACGCACAGCCGCAGGCGAAACGGAATCTCTGTTTGGTCGCATTCAGGAAGAAACAGTCGTCGTTTCTGGTCGTTCACATGATATCAGTCGCGAGATCAAAGAATTGACGGAAGCGATCAAGCATACGGTCATTGAGATGAGCAGCATTTCGGCAGTAACGGAACAATCCAGTTCGTCTGCGAAACAAGTGGTGCATAGTCTGCAAAGCCAAACCGAGCGCGTAACGGTCATTGCTGACAGCTTCAACCGTTTGCAACAGCTGATTGAAACGCTGAATCGTTCACTCGATCAGACTTCACAGTGA
- a CDS encoding acyl carrier protein, with amino-acid sequence MQQSSVSVEQMIQMISEVKDDPACLTTLGPDSDIIHDAGLDSLQLIHFILRIEDEFDVEIDFEEFDMDHLGSVAKFCDFVNHSHAGASVESLEA; translated from the coding sequence ATGCAACAATCTAGTGTTTCTGTTGAGCAAATGATTCAGATGATCAGTGAAGTGAAAGACGATCCCGCTTGTTTGACCACTCTCGGTCCTGACTCGGACATTATCCATGATGCCGGTCTGGATTCCCTCCAGCTTATCCATTTTATTTTGCGTATCGAAGACGAGTTTGATGTAGAGATTGATTTTGAGGAATTTGATATGGATCACCTAGGCTCGGTTGCGAAATTTTGCGATTTTGTCAATCATTCGCATGCCGGGGCAAGCGTAGAATCACTAGAAGCCTGA
- a CDS encoding radical SAM/SPASM domain-containing protein — translation MQPRSEVTIDREAFKLIKRTVRNATVSYRNKIKDPTYRTELPQSLGIKLTNRCNLRCTHCFQWNEDGYHHNMEKAEQNMDLDPAIFKQLLDDTREVKSRLYLWGGEPMFHRQFSEIMGHIQNDRREMTICTNGLLINKHLDQILDLSENLELLIAVEGFEAEHDLIRGKGTFKKTMAEIDRLVELREQGLYKGRISVHAVINDNMIGRMSELLEFFESKKLDLVMLCFPWYISRETSLKMDRYFADRFSWLRQLDERHISSWHAFKYKINPNKMEALMDDLNQINDRVWKIRVRYQPGLDYDEIDKFIHGDEMTSRCSNNCLALTSRTDIIPDGSVMPCKFFAEFTVGNLKNKSLKEIWDSEEYAQIRQTINEGGLTPACSKCSVLYLHGASGLQSLNYI, via the coding sequence GTGCAGCCAAGAAGTGAAGTAACGATAGATCGTGAAGCCTTTAAATTAATCAAACGCACCGTTCGCAATGCCACCGTATCCTACCGTAACAAAATCAAAGATCCTACGTATCGGACAGAGTTGCCGCAATCGCTCGGCATCAAGCTGACCAATCGCTGTAATCTACGATGTACCCACTGTTTCCAGTGGAATGAAGACGGCTACCATCACAATATGGAAAAAGCCGAGCAAAATATGGATCTTGATCCTGCTATTTTCAAGCAGCTGCTGGATGATACGCGTGAGGTCAAATCGCGCCTGTATCTGTGGGGCGGCGAGCCGATGTTTCACCGTCAGTTCAGTGAGATTATGGGGCATATCCAGAATGACCGCCGTGAGATGACGATCTGTACGAATGGGCTGCTGATCAACAAGCATCTGGATCAAATTCTCGATCTGTCGGAAAATCTAGAACTGCTGATCGCGGTAGAAGGATTTGAAGCCGAGCATGATCTGATTCGCGGCAAAGGCACATTCAAAAAGACGATGGCTGAAATTGATCGTCTCGTAGAGCTGCGCGAGCAAGGCTTGTATAAAGGGCGTATTTCGGTGCATGCGGTTATCAATGACAATATGATCGGTCGCATGAGCGAGCTGTTGGAATTTTTTGAATCCAAAAAGCTTGATCTCGTGATGCTGTGCTTCCCTTGGTATATTTCCCGGGAAACATCGCTCAAAATGGATCGTTATTTTGCCGACCGCTTTAGCTGGCTGCGTCAGCTGGATGAGCGTCATATTAGTAGCTGGCATGCGTTCAAATACAAAATCAATCCGAATAAAATGGAAGCGCTTATGGATGATCTGAACCAGATCAATGATCGTGTCTGGAAAATCCGTGTCCGCTATCAACCGGGTCTCGATTATGATGAGATCGATAAATTCATCCACGGTGACGAAATGACAAGTCGTTGTTCCAATAACTGTCTGGCGCTGACATCCCGCACGGATATTATTCCTGACGGCAGTGTAATGCCATGCAAATTCTTTGCTGAATTTACCGTAGGCAATCTGAAAAATAAAAGTCTCAAGGAAATCTGGGATTCCGAGGAATATGCCCAGATACGCCAGACAATTAACGAAGGCGGGTTAACGCCAGCTTGCTCCAAATGCAGTGTATTGTATCTGCACGGAGCCAGTGGATTGCAGTCGCTCAACTATATTTGA
- a CDS encoding BtrH N-terminal domain-containing protein gives MSTDDKTLVPLQIDVLGVDNDEISQLIRTMRVQEDGFVVAADLVKAVDENFVINHCFYGALQAVMKQQQIQLEETDIYYLCNGPSIAYAGGNQYDTFGLDPMIRMLQEWNDHTGVDISYTRVDQDNRDHAAIVQEWYEVLSSGKTLLLHADTGSLNYNELLSASPGGGHVVQLYGLQPSEDIAYIIDHFLLDKAGKVLGYNGTVRISDLLEGLVEYGSIQSTPGTKIPPEQILSAAITHLEEFLSGGIDEHGQAHGIAAYRLLNTEMMNLSELDDEAFEEACGIIYYHLRVESLVHLLRYSTQLAVQHEALLGAEAPKLIRQIEQLQDHAQRLMMKLYKIGVRHNRSKLQAWTDSNRELLEHMELHLGTLVKKLAAASKAASVS, from the coding sequence ATGAGTACAGACGACAAAACGCTGGTGCCGCTTCAGATCGATGTGCTAGGCGTCGATAATGACGAGATCAGTCAGCTGATTCGTACGATGCGGGTACAGGAGGACGGCTTTGTGGTTGCCGCTGATCTGGTCAAAGCGGTGGATGAGAATTTTGTGATCAACCACTGCTTTTACGGAGCATTGCAAGCGGTTATGAAGCAGCAGCAGATTCAGCTGGAGGAGACGGATATTTATTATCTGTGCAATGGTCCTTCCATCGCCTATGCAGGCGGTAATCAGTACGATACATTCGGATTGGACCCGATGATTCGTATGCTACAGGAATGGAATGATCACACAGGCGTTGATATTTCGTATACGCGTGTGGACCAAGACAACCGTGATCATGCTGCGATTGTGCAGGAATGGTACGAGGTGCTTTCTTCTGGCAAGACGCTATTGCTACATGCCGATACAGGTAGCCTGAACTATAACGAGCTGCTCTCTGCCAGCCCCGGAGGCGGGCATGTAGTACAGCTGTACGGGCTTCAGCCTAGCGAGGATATCGCTTATATTATCGATCATTTCCTGCTGGATAAGGCTGGCAAGGTACTCGGTTATAACGGCACAGTTCGCATCAGTGACCTATTGGAAGGGCTTGTCGAATATGGCAGCATCCAGAGTACGCCGGGTACGAAAATCCCACCAGAACAAATCTTGTCTGCCGCGATTACCCACCTTGAAGAATTTCTGAGCGGTGGGATAGATGAGCATGGACAAGCCCACGGCATTGCCGCGTATCGTCTACTGAATACGGAAATGATGAACTTGTCCGAGTTGGACGATGAGGCATTTGAAGAGGCGTGTGGCATTATCTATTATCATCTGCGCGTTGAAAGTCTGGTGCATTTACTGCGTTATTCCACTCAGCTGGCAGTGCAGCATGAAGCACTGCTAGGTGCAGAAGCGCCAAAACTGATTCGTCAGATTGAGCAGCTTCAGGATCATGCGCAGCGTCTGATGATGAAGCTGTACAAAATCGGTGTACGCCATAATCGCAGCAAGTTGCAAGCTTGGACTGACAGCAACCGAGAGTTGCTGGAACATATGGAGCTGCATTTGGGAACGTTGGTCAAAAAGCTGGCTGCCGCCAGCAAAGCTGCTTCCGTTTCTTGA
- a CDS encoding UDP-glucuronosyltransferase: protein MTVTILCSGFGLGFYTPGLLVEAGLRRLGIPAEVLVFENVMNPEHRGKVDHSRRAYHEDFSVALMSQRIPQDIRKSMDEQQVNTLLNQWKAEGRRHFVCLSGHWVYLLELYREQMGNELEVDLLYLDVSDSPSWKNVKKRLGSLTDHYREVWLFGREDEPMSTYINIVGSDPVIPYEQRERRLLVHGGGWGMGTYREHLQALQHAGYGLDIVLYEGDEPGAIDSGQRYYRMDPSWRTWQQNEQGKHTFPPFAEVQEGIQETYQSHHDYHLLCEIERRVCAIVSKPGGGTLADSFASGTPIIFLDPFGEHEQNNAALWQRYGYGLNYDTWMSEYGGGTDILEQMHNRLLLGRQSLSSYTEQLSTRWASALQTAAEADADLLLSLSEEERR, encoded by the coding sequence ATGACTGTAACCATATTATGTTCGGGATTTGGATTGGGCTTCTATACACCGGGGTTGCTGGTGGAGGCTGGCTTGAGACGACTGGGTATCCCAGCGGAAGTGCTTGTATTTGAAAATGTAATGAACCCGGAGCATCGTGGCAAGGTGGATCATAGTCGGCGTGCATATCATGAAGACTTTTCAGTAGCGCTTATGTCACAGCGTATTCCACAGGATATTCGCAAAAGCATGGACGAGCAGCAGGTAAACACATTGCTGAATCAATGGAAGGCAGAGGGACGGCGGCATTTTGTCTGCTTGTCTGGTCACTGGGTCTATTTACTGGAATTGTACCGGGAGCAGATGGGCAATGAGCTGGAAGTGGATTTGCTATATCTAGATGTGTCGGATTCTCCTTCTTGGAAAAACGTCAAAAAACGTCTAGGTTCGCTAACCGATCATTATCGCGAGGTATGGCTGTTCGGACGAGAAGATGAGCCAATGTCTACGTACATCAACATCGTTGGTTCTGATCCTGTGATTCCGTATGAGCAAAGGGAACGTCGTTTGCTTGTTCATGGCGGGGGCTGGGGAATGGGGACGTATCGCGAGCATTTGCAGGCATTGCAGCATGCGGGATACGGACTGGACATTGTACTGTATGAAGGTGACGAACCGGGCGCAATCGATAGCGGTCAACGATACTATCGCATGGATCCATCATGGCGCACATGGCAGCAAAATGAGCAGGGCAAGCATACCTTCCCACCATTTGCCGAAGTGCAGGAGGGTATACAGGAAACCTACCAGTCACATCATGATTATCATCTGCTATGCGAGATTGAACGACGCGTATGTGCCATTGTAAGCAAGCCCGGAGGTGGTACGCTGGCGGATTCATTTGCTTCTGGTACGCCGATTATTTTCCTCGATCCGTTTGGTGAGCATGAGCAGAATAATGCAGCATTGTGGCAGCGCTATGGATATGGGCTAAACTATGATACTTGGATGAGCGAGTATGGCGGCGGCACCGATATACTGGAGCAGATGCACAACCGTTTGCTTCTGGGTCGTCAGTCGCTGTCCTCGTATACGGAGCAACTGTCCACGCGCTGGGCTTCCGCGCTGCAAACGGCAGCAGAAGCAGATGCTGACCTTTTGCTATCCCTGTCAGAGGAGGAACGCCGTTGA
- a CDS encoding Gfo/Idh/MocA family protein: MKEHGIPDNVIPLPVRDTQPVGQTAEVKRHIETVRLGILGCSGIVPRAVLEPAVYVPNLEVTAAANRTLSKAQHMGEQYGIPIIHDTLDELLNNSELDAIYIGLSNQLHAGWIEKALRARKHVLVEKPIALDAAELPILSAAAEQYGVHLAEAMMVAHHPWQQALRQLIFSGEFGALLRTETRLSIPARDGHQDNYRSDPQQGGGCLWDLGCYWLQFLQLFTRLDQAELEGRSQFDGPNGCDWTFHAQATLRDGVQAEAFLSFEQPYACRHVLHFEQATLTINDFFRCNLGFYKMKFKIVPVRRSGVENEVQQRIFEPANYYVNQLHTFVRDVQQHQPGQPNEPLAEAIDRIQALNTLYRSAKTHMAFF; the protein is encoded by the coding sequence TTGAAGGAGCATGGAATACCTGACAATGTGATTCCGCTGCCGGTACGCGATACTCAACCGGTAGGACAGACAGCAGAGGTGAAGCGTCATATCGAAACGGTCAGGCTGGGGATTCTGGGCTGCTCCGGTATTGTACCGCGCGCTGTATTAGAGCCTGCGGTCTATGTCCCAAATCTAGAAGTGACCGCCGCTGCTAATCGCACACTCTCCAAGGCGCAGCATATGGGGGAGCAATACGGTATCCCGATCATCCATGACACGCTGGACGAGCTGCTGAATAACTCGGAGCTGGATGCGATCTATATCGGTCTTAGCAATCAGCTGCATGCTGGATGGATAGAAAAGGCGCTGCGTGCTCGCAAGCATGTGCTGGTAGAGAAGCCGATTGCGCTGGATGCTGCCGAGCTACCTATATTGAGTGCAGCAGCAGAGCAATACGGTGTGCATTTGGCGGAAGCGATGATGGTCGCTCATCATCCGTGGCAGCAGGCGCTGCGGCAATTGATCTTTTCCGGCGAATTCGGAGCATTGCTGCGTACGGAAACACGGCTATCGATTCCGGCGCGGGATGGTCATCAGGATAATTACCGTAGTGATCCGCAGCAGGGTGGAGGCTGCTTGTGGGATTTGGGCTGCTACTGGCTCCAATTTTTGCAGCTGTTCACCCGTTTGGATCAGGCAGAGCTGGAAGGGCGTTCCCAATTTGACGGTCCGAACGGCTGCGATTGGACCTTCCATGCTCAGGCGACATTGCGAGACGGAGTACAGGCGGAAGCGTTTCTCTCATTTGAACAGCCGTATGCGTGCCGTCATGTGCTGCATTTTGAACAGGCGACCTTGACGATTAACGATTTCTTCCGCTGCAATTTGGGCTTTTACAAGATGAAGTTCAAAATTGTCCCTGTGCGCCGAAGTGGTGTCGAAAACGAAGTACAACAGCGCATATTTGAGCCAGCCAACTACTATGTCAATCAGCTGCATACCTTTGTACGTGATGTGCAGCAGCATCAGCCGGGGCAGCCGAATGAGCCATTGGCGGAAGCGATTGACCGTATTCAGGCGCTCAACACATTGTATCGAAGTGCGAAGACGCATATGGCATTTTTTTAA
- a CDS encoding 4'-phosphopantetheinyl transferase superfamily protein, which produces MVTITGVHLPELLPDDVMTRMRDVVSAERRETSLRFQRQQDAQRSLVGELLLRHILQERYQLSADTLDMGKNSYGKPFLIQHPHIHFNLSHAGDWIICADDSAPVGVDIEKVRPIDFAIAERFFTSSEYKLLLDAPEQKRLQLFYTLWTLKESYIKFVGKGLSIPLDSFAVQLIDEHTARLIAPNPKEDSSGGWDDHRGQNCFFRKINVDGQYQLAVCATRPIGPRPLLMLDWSELLPPEHFI; this is translated from the coding sequence TTGGTTACTATTACTGGTGTACATCTACCGGAGCTATTACCGGACGATGTCATGACGCGTATGCGCGATGTGGTATCCGCAGAACGACGGGAAACATCGCTACGATTTCAACGTCAGCAGGATGCGCAGCGCAGTCTTGTTGGCGAATTGCTGCTGCGGCATATTTTGCAGGAGCGTTATCAATTGTCTGCGGATACGCTGGACATGGGCAAGAATAGCTATGGAAAGCCCTTTTTGATTCAGCATCCGCATATTCATTTTAATCTGTCCCATGCTGGAGATTGGATCATCTGTGCAGACGATTCCGCTCCGGTCGGTGTTGATATTGAAAAGGTGCGTCCGATCGATTTTGCGATTGCAGAACGCTTCTTCACCTCGTCCGAATACAAGCTGCTGTTAGATGCACCAGAACAAAAGCGGCTTCAATTATTTTACACGCTCTGGACATTGAAGGAAAGTTATATCAAATTTGTCGGAAAAGGGTTATCTATTCCATTAGATTCCTTTGCCGTTCAACTAATCGATGAACATACCGCTCGGCTTATTGCACCGAACCCGAAGGAGGATTCCTCCGGTGGCTGGGACGATCACCGCGGTCAGAACTGCTTTTTCCGTAAGATCAATGTAGACGGGCAGTACCAGCTTGCCGTATGCGCGACACGTCCTATCGGTCCGCGTCCGTTATTGATGCTGGATTGGAGCGAGCTGCTACCGCCGGAGCATTTTATTTGA
- a CDS encoding alpha/beta hydrolase, protein MSEIKHLPYQSEDTYFVQMIPDIQFARFSNGTTLKMNILRPESHIPLPLIVWIVGGSWLDADHYKHVPVMSELARQGYVIACIQYRTVNRAPFPAQLEDVKTAIRFLKAHADEYGIDAEHVGVWGHSAGAHLASLAAVTGHQPEWDERGQWTGHSSKVTAVVDFCGPIDVQVDFDHEYALPVISLLVGGPMREKVANAALSNPVTHIRTAAEQGIVLPPFLIMHGDADEMVPLRQSQLLYDALHEAGSRVDMYVLEGVKHSSSGLMTRMDVLEAVSRFFARHLKGS, encoded by the coding sequence TTGTCAGAGATCAAACATTTGCCTTATCAAAGTGAAGATACGTACTTTGTACAGATGATTCCCGATATTCAATTTGCTCGTTTTTCGAACGGAACAACCTTAAAAATGAATATTTTGCGTCCAGAATCGCATATTCCACTGCCATTGATCGTCTGGATCGTCGGCGGTTCATGGTTAGACGCTGATCATTATAAACATGTGCCAGTGATGTCTGAACTCGCACGTCAAGGGTATGTAATTGCTTGCATTCAGTATCGTACGGTGAACCGCGCGCCGTTCCCTGCTCAGCTAGAAGATGTGAAGACAGCCATCCGTTTCCTAAAAGCACATGCGGACGAATATGGCATTGATGCAGAGCATGTCGGCGTATGGGGACACTCTGCGGGAGCGCATTTGGCTTCGCTTGCTGCCGTTACGGGTCATCAGCCAGAGTGGGACGAGCGTGGTCAATGGACCGGGCATTCTAGCAAAGTGACCGCTGTTGTCGACTTTTGCGGACCGATTGATGTACAGGTTGATTTTGATCATGAATATGCCTTACCAGTCATTTCGCTGCTGGTCGGTGGACCGATGCGGGAGAAGGTTGCCAATGCGGCATTGTCCAATCCGGTTACCCATATTCGCACCGCTGCCGAGCAGGGTATAGTCTTGCCGCCGTTTCTGATTATGCACGGCGATGCGGATGAAATGGTGCCGCTGCGCCAAAGCCAGTTATTGTACGATGCACTGCATGAAGCGGGAAGCCGCGTCGATATGTATGTGCTGGAAGGTGTAAAGCATTCCTCGTCGGGTCTGATGACACGGATGGATGTGCTGGAAGCGGTTAGTCGCTTTTTTGCCCGTCATCTGAAAGGCTCCTGA